GATCTGTTGTAGCTCACTAATATTAAAGTAattcttttcttctgaaattgatttatttaaccACTTCCACCAATCTAATGCGACAGTGCTGAACATTTATGCCATGTCACACCCAGTAATTACAAAAGGACATTTCCATAAATCAGAGTCAGATTCCTTACAACTACAGacttctttctcattttaagCCATTTAAACAAATACATCTTTGGCAAACAAATACAACCAGCAGCATTTTTCCTACAACTTGTTTGCCACTTTCAACTTTCCTTGGATTATTTCACACAACAATCCAAGCGTAGACATCAGGGTTAAGCCACAAAGCACCTTTAAACTGTTTCTGCCTCTAATCTcaatttcagcttttttcatCTGAGGCAAAATTTTCACTAGTCATAGGTTGTCTAACCTGTCTTTGATATTACTATGCAGTGAAGTATGAAGCCTACAACACAAATGACATTGGACATCATGTCAAGAACAAAACTGATACTGATTAATCTGCCAGACAAAACTATTTGGTGGCTGCTAATGTCAAACCCTTTCAaaccaaaacttaaaaaaaaaaatcgaggTGTCCAATGGGACAATAAGAAAGCAGGTACAGACAAGATGCCCTCAGTGAGGTCTCTAATAGATGTTGCTGGACATcagtaaagacagacagacaaagacagatgacCACGGCCTCATGTAAACCCATTGGCTCATCCAGCAGAAAGCTCTGTTCTGTTCATTGGTCCATCCTCTTTGTGTGCTCTTCTTCCCCTTTTGGCCACTGCTTCATCTTAGTCCcatttagaaacacatttccacAGTTCGTCCTGCTTACCATTAATctccaacacatacacacactcacacacgtcCAACTCCCGAGGCTGCACCGAGTCCAAGCTCCTCAGTACATTTTCTGTCGGCTGGGCAGCACTGCCTCCTTCAGGAAAGAGAACACGAGAAGGATCCCTGACCTCTTCCCCCTTTTTCCTTTAGTGAAGTAATTAGACACCACAtcatctaaaatgaaaaaagacaatatttagTCAATACATTAAACTTATCccataaaggaaaaaaaaacaaaacatctccCAATGTGGGGCTCGAGCCCACAACCCTGAAATTAAGAGTCAACTAAATATAACACTGTATCtacactttctcatttattacaaaaccaaaaacacagtcTAAGACATATAAGTGCtgccagttttctttttttactgacCCACCTCCTTGTTGCATGGTTGATGGAAGCACATTTTCCCCTGCTGACAGTGATACAAAAAAGGCAAAGGGGATCACCCACAGGCAGATGGTGAAGTATGCCAGTACCTGCAGAAATTCAGGAATCAGTGAAAAACGATTACTTTCAAAGGAAATGTATGTTCCCAGTTCCCAAAAACATCATATGATTGACTAGATTCATTATAATGCAAGACTTTATATGTGTATCAGAAATATGAGATGAGATTACCTCTGAAAATGGATAATACTCTTGCGCAAAGTACTGGAAGGCCATGTAATGGTTCACCACCACTAACACTACAGAGTGAAGACAGGAACAGTTTTGGAGTAAAACAatacaagaaagaaatgcaTGTCATTGATAAATAATGTACATTGACTAACACAGAATTAATTTGCTAACTGAAAGacagtgtctttttttataGTTTCACATAAATACCAGAAAGCATCCATGCATAATGTTCCACTATGTTTCATTTGTAGGTGATACTGGTTagattttctctattttatggaaaaaaataaaaaaagcaaagaatcTAAAACTAGTGTCTGTCGCACTCACCACAGGAGAGGATGAAGTTAGGGGAGCTCAGCAGTATGTAGGGGAAGGTTTGCAAGAGGCCGAAGTACACCAGGTTGGTGAAAAGGCCGAGTCCCACCATCAACGTTGGGAAGCCTTCAAAAACATAGAGACCTGCTAGGACACCTGTCGAGAACTGGACacaaataaagtgaaacagcagGTTGGCTCAACACCAGCTAACCACTTCATTTTTATAGTATATTCTGTAAACgattcattaaaaaaagctcTACATTACATCCACAGTCTTACCAGAATCATGTACTTTATTATTCGACTGGTGGCTACTGTGTATTCTTCTATTAGTTCTGCCAAGTAGTACAGGCCAGCAGCTGGGTGAAGACAAAAATAAGGTGATGAGCTAataacactttaaaataatCCCTGACACAGGCAATTGTATGTACTCTAATACACTTTTTATTGGAAACCAACTATTATTCAGAGTTTAAAATATGTTATGCTTAATGCTGAGGGCAGATCAGTCCAAACAAAAGAGGTATTGAGATTCAATACCTTTTCCTAGTCAAGAGCAAAGCAAGGCAAGAAAGAGAGCAAATAATATCAGGCCATATGAgttaaaaacaaccaaaaagaGGCAGCCACTTAGAACTAATCCAAACGTGTACACctgaaaatggcaaaaataaagGATCATGGAATATTTTTCATCTAAAAATAAGGCACTTTTGGACTCATTCATCTGCACAGTCCTTGATAAAACTGGCAATTTCCTCATGCTTTACAGACCAGTTGCAAACATTTAAGAGTGATTAGGTTGTTAAAAGAAAACCCTTTAAGACTTTGTTGACCCTTTCTATTCTGCAATACTGGAGCAAACACGTTGGTAACCCAACGAAAACTGATAAGCTGATACATTTTTGAGGGataaaaacagttaaataaGCTAATACATTCAGGCAGCAAGTAAATATACCAGCAATGAACCTAAACTAGGAGACTGTAGCAAATAAGATAAATCAAAGGTAATACTGGAGTACAGGAGACCCCAGCAGCCAGGGACTtttcacaacctggcaacccagtcgtttttattaaattatattatttatgaTTATAACTGAGCTCTGCAGTACAgaattagaaaatgttttaacaatgGACACTTTAATACATCAACCCTTAATAAGGTGGTCATCAATTCATTAAACACGTTTAATACCTTCAGCCAAAATTAACCTGCGCAattcaaacaacaaacaaatccaGTTTCTTCTCTTGTGTCAGCTGCTgccatgctaatgctaacagtAAGTTCAtctgctaaaataaaatacaccgACAGCTAAAACATGACTGTGACTGTGAGTTGCCACACCTCACATCTGGTAACAACTGGCAACGTGGACAGGGAGGCTGTTTGCAAGGTTATAGAGCAAACTAAACACAAACTACTTCAAGCTGCTTTATCTAAAGTAGACTAACGACACCTGAAGCATAccataaacaaacatttaatcGTCGGTAAGCTAGTTAGCTAAGCAGTTAGATAGCTAACTAGCCAAAGTAGAAATAACACAAGTAATTTCTTTATTCTTGAGACTTTGCATGTCATTATTAAGACAATGGTTTTAATAATGACACGGTTTACTGCCCAAAGTTTAGCTGCTTCACTCTGCCCGCTAGCATCAGAGAGCTTATTAGCACATTAGCATTTGCAGCATGTACTTACCTATCGCTAGAGTGACGAACGATATCTGGATCACCAACGACAGCCAgctcagtaaataaataaaccacatCTCTCTGCATATGAGACGCAGCAcaagaatatgaaaataaagacagaaatctgCTAGCTGGCTGCTAATTAGCGCTGGTCGACGGTCCTCCCACTGTTTTCAGCCCAGGCtgaggaaaacagagaagaagggCCAGACTTTAAGAAAaggctgctttgttttgttgtagcGCCACCTGTGGTTGGAGGAGAAGTGCAGGGAGCtgatatgtttaaaaaatgtttgctCACTGATCTTCAGTTAATTTACTAAATACAGtgttaatgtttatttacatttagtgtgtgttgccacattcagaagaggaggcctgataaaatccttcaatGACTGGACTTACAAAAACggcctcctactgaacacctctaaatCAAACCTCTAAAACTGGGGTGCAGACATTTAAAGTGGTAGGTCTGCACCTAAGTGGTAGGTCTAGGTCTGCACCTAAACAAACTGGgctggtcactgaacacagatgttCGGGCAGAGACAATGTTTCTTCCTAAGGCGGCCTAGGGCCAGATGCTGCACGTTTCACCAAACTATGAGAGCAAGTCcgctgttttatgctgcagtccgctggggaggcagcataaaatGCACAACGATGGAAGGCTGCAGGCAACTATACAACTACCAGAATTTCCCCTTAAGGATGAAGAAAGTTTATCTTACCATAAATATTATTTCTTAttgtttcactgctgtgtgttcagtctAACACCATTCAGATTTATAGGGTTCAGGGAAAAAACAGATTATAGATACAGATTATCAAAACatctttttctgtcacacacacacaggcatgtgtgcatgtatttaatAACACAGAGGGGGCTGCACATATTACTGTGTGGCAAAAGCTAACACCTTTGAGACTGAGGtggaaaacagtaaaaaatgtatgttttagaGTTAAAAGGAAGACTCTCTAGTGTGAAGACACTAAAATGGTGTCAGACTTAAATTTCAACCCCTTTTCAAATGCATTTCAACAGAGGCAGATAGGCAGGTAGACAGATAGCGTgatgtgagggtgtgtgtatttattcatgcatgcacatgtgtaTACAGTATCTGCACGGaggtgagaaaacaaaaggcGGCCTGCTGCATTTAAAGATACTTTTAGGAGGGAGTGCACCAATCACCTGGGGCTCTTATCTCAACAACACCTCTGGGCTCTGTGCGTGACAGCTTTTAATGTGCCTAAATAAATAGCAGCCTCCATCCTCGTGTGGGACCGAGACACCTT
The window above is part of the Mastacembelus armatus chromosome 18, fMasArm1.2, whole genome shotgun sequence genome. Proteins encoded here:
- the tex261 gene encoding protein TEX261 yields the protein MWFIYLLSWLSLVIQISFVTLAIAAGLYYLAELIEEYTVATSRIIKYMILFSTGVLAGLYVFEGFPTLMVGLGLFTNLVYFGLLQTFPYILLSSPNFILSCVLVVVNHYMAFQYFAQEYYPFSEVLAYFTICLWVIPFAFFVSLSAGENVLPSTMQQGDDVVSNYFTKGKRGKRSGILLVFSFLKEAVLPSRQKMY